One genomic window of Solanum stenotomum isolate F172 chromosome 9, ASM1918654v1, whole genome shotgun sequence includes the following:
- the LOC125876013 gene encoding ADP-ribosylation factor 1 — protein MGLVFSRLFSSLFGNKEARILVLGLDNAGKTTILYRLQMGEVVSTIPTIGFNVETVQYNNIKFQVWDLGGQTSIRPYWRCYFPNTQAIIYVVDSSDTDRLVVANEEFHAILEEEELKGAVVLIYANKQDLPGALDDAAVTEALELHKIKNRQWAIFKTSAIKGEGLFEGLDWLSNTLKSGGG, from the exons ATGGGATTAGTGTTTTCACGATTGTTTTCTTCGTTATTTGGGAACAAGGAAGCTCGGATCTTAGTTCTTGGTCTTGACAATGCTGGCAAAACAACAATTCTCT ATCGTCTTCAGATGGGTGAAGTAGTTTCCACTATTCCAA CAATTGGATTTAATGTTGAGACGGTGCAGTATAACAATATAAAGTTTCAAGTTTGGGATCTAG GGGGACAGACTAGTATCAG GCCATACTGGAGGTGCTATTTTCCTAATACTCAAGCTATAATCTACGTTGTCGACTCAAGTGACACTGATAGGCTCGTGGTTGCTAACGAGGAGTTCCACGCCATATTGGAG GAGGAAGAGTTAAAGGGTGCTGTCGTCCTCATCTATGCTAACAAGCAG GATCTTCCTGGTGCACTTGATGATGCTGCAGTGACTGAGGCCTTAGAGCTGCACAAGATTAAAAATAGGCAGTGGGCTATTTTTAAGACTTCTGCCATCAAAGGAGAAGGGCTCTTTGAGGGCTTGGACTG GTTGAGTAATACACTCAAATCCGGAGGTGGCTAA
- the LOC125876010 gene encoding zinc finger protein CONSTANS-LIKE 5 produces MGIFREAPNCFPGGWNTGATARMAKSCEYCHLAAALVFCRTDNTFVCLSCDTRLHARHERVWVCEVCEQAAASVTCRADAAALCVACDRDIHSANPLARRHERVPVVPFYDPVESVVKSTAATLLVSTTTTTTGIAPELSKVDACIGHHDNNNDPWIPPNTITSKFPLNTEMKAMDFIFTDSENFLDFDYPVSVDTQSQPHYNSANDSVVPVQTNTAIKSLPFHHQEKHFEIDFTQSHIKSYNTPSLSVSSSSLDVGIVPDGSSISEISYPYMRTMNNSNNSIDLSNSANHQGEKLLGLDREARVLRYREKKKNRKFEKTIRYASRKAYAETRPRIKGRFAKRTDGGAGAGEFDDVDGIFSGAEFIAADSRYGVVPSFLT; encoded by the exons ATGGGCATATTCAGAGAAGCCCCCAATTGTTTTCCCGGAGGATGGAACACCGGCGCGACGGCTCGAATGGCGAAGTCGTGTGAGTATTGCCACTTGGCCGCCGCACTGGTGTTCTGTCGCACAGATAACACGTTTGTGTGCCTGTCGTGCGACACTCGCTTGCACGCCCGCCATGAGCGTGTGTGGGTGTGCGAGGTCTGCGAGCAGGCGGCGGCTAGCGTGACCTGCAGGGCTGACGCGGCTGCACTATGCGTCGCGTGTGACCGCGACATCCACTCGGCCAACCCGCTTGCCCGGCGCCACGAGCGGGTTCCCGTGGTCCCGTTTTACGACCCGGTGGAATCGGTCGTGAAGTCCACCGCCGCCACACTCCTCGTCTCGACCACGACCACGACCACGGGCATAGCCCCTGAGTTGAGTAAAGTAGATGCTTGTATTGGACACCATGACAACAACAATGATCCATGGATTCCACCAAACACAATCACATCAAAATTTCCATTAAACACAGAAATGAAAGCAATGGATTTCATATTCACAGATTCAGAAaactttcttgattttgattATCCTGTTTCTGTAGACACACAATCTCAACCTCATTACAATTCAGCAAATGATAGTGTTGTACCAGTACAAACTAATACTGCAATAAAATCATTGCCATTTCATCATCAAGAGAAACATTTTGAGATTGATTTCACTCAATCACACATCAAATCTTACAACACCCCATCACTCAGT GTGTCTTCGTCTTCTTTAGATGTTGGAATTGTACCAGATGGAAGCTCAATTTCAGAAATATCATACCCATATATGAGAACTATGAATAACAGCAACAACAGTATTGATTTATCGAATTCTGCAAATCATCAAGGTGAAAAATTACTGGGTTTAGATAGAGAAGCAAGAGTTTTGCGATacagagagaagaaaaaaaacagaaaattcGAGAAAACTATTCGTTATGCTTCAAGAAAAGCTTATGCTGAAACAAGGCCAAGAATTAAAGGTCGATTTGCTAAAAGAACAGACGGCGGCGCCGGCGCCGGCGAGTTTGATGACGTTGATGGGATTTTCTCCGGCGCCGAATTCATTGCGGCTGACTCACGTTACGGCGTCGTTCCTTCgtttttaacttaa